From a single Planctellipticum variicoloris genomic region:
- a CDS encoding ABC transporter ATP-binding protein, with amino-acid sequence MTPVFELDNVTKRFGRFTALDGISFHGDPGRVIALLGDNGAGKTTSLKILLGLLNPDQGQARVFGLDSRKQGWEIRRRVGYMADKPALYDWMTVAEIGWFAAGFYPLGFQDRYRQLIQKFELPTDRKLSKLSKGMLAKVALSLSLAHEPQLLVLDEPTSGLDPVVRREFLESMVDVAATGRTVLLSSHQIGEVERVADDVVILRGGRVVLNESLESIKNSIREVILTRVEATSVPPTGADLGQILSSRQHDRQWRLLVKGADEDALQLWTATGEFLDVDFRTPSLEEICVGYLTSHASSGHESNAAVSAPEGGSR; translated from the coding sequence ATGACGCCCGTCTTCGAACTCGACAACGTGACGAAACGCTTCGGCCGGTTCACCGCGCTGGACGGGATTTCGTTTCATGGCGATCCCGGCCGGGTCATCGCGCTGCTGGGAGACAACGGCGCCGGCAAGACGACGTCGCTCAAGATTCTGCTCGGGTTGCTGAATCCCGATCAGGGCCAGGCCCGCGTCTTCGGCCTCGACAGCCGGAAGCAGGGCTGGGAGATCCGCCGGCGCGTCGGCTATATGGCCGACAAGCCCGCCCTGTACGACTGGATGACGGTTGCCGAAATCGGCTGGTTCGCCGCCGGGTTCTATCCGCTCGGTTTCCAGGATCGCTACCGGCAACTGATTCAGAAGTTCGAACTGCCGACGGACCGCAAGCTGAGCAAACTGTCGAAGGGGATGCTGGCCAAGGTGGCCCTGTCCCTGTCGCTGGCCCATGAGCCGCAACTGCTCGTGCTGGACGAGCCGACCTCCGGTCTCGACCCGGTCGTCCGCCGGGAGTTTCTGGAAAGCATGGTCGACGTCGCCGCCACCGGCCGGACCGTGCTGCTGAGCAGTCACCAGATCGGCGAGGTCGAACGGGTCGCCGACGACGTGGTTATTCTCCGCGGCGGGCGCGTGGTGCTCAATGAATCTCTGGAATCGATCAAGAATTCGATCCGCGAGGTGATCCTGACCCGAGTGGAAGCCACTTCCGTCCCGCCGACCGGGGCCGACCTGGGGCAGATCCTTTCCAGCCGGCAGCACGACCGCCAATGGCGGCTGCTGGTCAAAGGGGCCGACGAAGACGCGTTGCAGCTCTGGACGGCGACCGGCGAGTTTCTCGACGTCGATTTCCGCACGCCGTCGCTGGAAGAGATCTGCGTCGGCTATCTGACGTCCCACGCCTCGTCCGGCCACGAGAGCAACGCCGCCGTTTCAGCGCCGGAAGGAGGCTCGCGATGA
- a CDS encoding GntR family transcriptional regulator, protein MFFYIDASNGVPIFEQISRQVKYAVARGALRPQEMVPSVRELAQRLAVNPNTVARAYRDLQADDVLEPLRGEGLQVTRKAAERCRRDRQSLLRQRLHSFVVEARQSGLPDDEILTLFQDELSRQPLAESLP, encoded by the coding sequence ATGTTCTTCTACATCGACGCCTCCAACGGCGTCCCCATTTTCGAGCAGATTTCCCGCCAGGTGAAGTATGCCGTCGCCCGCGGCGCCCTCCGGCCGCAGGAAATGGTTCCTTCAGTCCGCGAACTCGCCCAGCGGCTGGCGGTGAATCCCAACACGGTCGCCCGCGCCTATCGCGATCTCCAGGCCGACGACGTCCTGGAGCCCCTGCGCGGCGAAGGGCTCCAGGTGACCCGCAAGGCGGCTGAGCGCTGCCGCCGGGACCGGCAGTCGCTGCTGCGGCAGCGGCTCCACTCGTTTGTCGTGGAAGCCCGCCAAAGCGGCCTGCCCGACGATGAAATTCTCACGCTCTTCCAGGACGAACTCTCCCGTCAGCCACTCGCGGAGTCCCTGCCATGA
- a CDS encoding LysR family transcriptional regulator, translated as MHLRDLEIFCEVAQLRSFSKAAKVHSVSQPVASETVKALEDHLGLELINRSKRPLELTPAGRIFCEGSRELLESFRRLEDRVLQLRDKVVGPVRVAAIYSVGLLQMDCYVKQFELLYPDAVLELRYLHPEAVLERILDDSADLGLMSFPPKRSELHCVPWQEQPIVLVVPPNHRLASRTSIFIREIDGEPMVSYTPELQVRAELDRRLRQAKVNVEVVHEFDNIENIKRAVEVGSGVALLPVPTVRREVEIGSLKAIPLEDVHWVRPLGIVYKKNKPLTAAVSRFLDLLHQPPESFYLSDPQADAGGKRGRAPAEASAVPPPVAANHGP; from the coding sequence ATGCACCTGCGAGACCTCGAAATCTTCTGTGAAGTGGCTCAGCTTCGGAGTTTCTCCAAGGCTGCGAAGGTCCATTCCGTTTCCCAGCCCGTGGCGAGTGAAACGGTCAAAGCCTTGGAAGATCACCTCGGCCTCGAACTGATCAACCGCTCCAAGCGTCCGCTGGAACTGACGCCCGCGGGGCGGATTTTCTGCGAAGGTTCCCGGGAACTCCTGGAGTCGTTCCGCCGCCTGGAAGACCGCGTGCTGCAATTGCGGGACAAAGTCGTCGGCCCGGTGCGGGTGGCGGCCATCTATTCGGTGGGCCTGCTGCAGATGGACTGCTACGTCAAGCAGTTCGAGCTGCTCTATCCCGACGCCGTGCTGGAATTGCGGTATCTGCACCCGGAGGCGGTGCTGGAGCGGATTCTCGACGACTCGGCCGATCTGGGCCTGATGTCATTTCCCCCGAAGCGCAGCGAACTGCACTGCGTTCCGTGGCAGGAACAGCCGATCGTGCTGGTCGTTCCCCCCAATCACCGCCTGGCCTCCCGGACCAGCATCTTCATTCGGGAAATCGACGGCGAACCGATGGTGTCGTACACTCCCGAGCTGCAGGTCCGGGCGGAGCTCGACCGGCGGCTGCGGCAGGCCAAGGTCAACGTCGAAGTCGTCCACGAATTTGACAACATCGAGAACATTAAGCGCGCCGTCGAAGTCGGGTCCGGCGTGGCCTTGCTGCCGGTGCCGACGGTCCGCCGCGAGGTCGAGATCGGCTCCCTGAAGGCAATCCCGCTCGAAGATGTCCACTGGGTGCGCCCGCTGGGGATCGTCTACAAGAAGAACAAGCCGCTGACCGCGGCGGTGAGCCGGTTTCTCGACCTGCTCCACCAGCCGCCGGAATCGTTCTATCTGTCCGATCCGCAGGCCGATGCGGGCGGTAAACGCGGGCGGGCGCCCGCTGAGGCGTCCGCCGTTCCTCCGCCCGTCGCGGCGAACCACGGACCTTGA